From Paenibacillus sp. PvR098:
AGAATTTCAAATTCCTTAATAATGGAGAGTAGTCATTAATGAAAGAATTGGTATTGTCACTGTTAGCCGGGCTTATCGTTGGATCCCTATTTAAGCTGCTAAAATTACCCCTCCCAGCTCCACCAGTCCTGCCCGGGATATTAGGCAT
This genomic window contains:
- a CDS encoding XapX domain-containing protein: MKELVLSLLAGLIVGSLFKLLKLPLPAPPVLPGILGIIGIYFGGILMQRLIDWLK